TACTTATAGATAATATTGGTCGATAACCTCAACTTTAACCCCAATACAAATATGTTTAAATTCATTAAGTCTATTTTCCTCTCCAGAACCAACTGGACAATTATTGTTCTCTTCATTATTAACGGAACCGCAAGTATCCGAACCTATATCTCACCTTCTGTCTTACCCTTGATAGATGGTATATTATCTATCTTGGCTATCTATTTCAGAATAGACCAGAATGTGGATTACAAAGGGCTGCGATAACGAGTGTATATTCTTAAGAGGTTTATTTTCGGTGCTATGTGCCTCTTGTTCTTGATTATTCCAAATCGAGCAAAGCTGATAGCTCCCAAGATAAACTTCGATGAGATAACAGATTGGAATCAGAAAACTTCTAACAATTTGACACAATGGATAGAAAAACTTGCTATCTGTGAAAGTTCCAATAATCCATTAGCGGTAAACCCAAAAGATAAAGATGGTAGACCAAAATATGGTCTATTTCAGTTTGATATTAGAACTTGGAAAATGTATATTACGAGATATAATTTGTTCAACTATCAGAAATGGGAGGAAGCTGATTGGTGGAATGCGATTTATTCTGATTATCACCAAGAAATAGTTTTAAGAGAAATGATAGAAAATGGAGTTGATTTGGCAAAAGAATTTGGATGCATTAAAAAAATAGGTTTGTTTGACAATCAACTGGTAATAAAATAACTATGCCACCAGGAATATATAAACATAAACCAAATTCAGAAGAACAAAATAAGAAGATTAGTGAAGCATTAAAAGGCAGACATCTTTTAGAAGAAACTAAAAGAAAAATAAGTAAATGGCATAAGGGCAAGCATCATTCTGATGAGACAAGAAGAAAAATAAGTGAATCTCATAAAGGTAGTAAAAATTATTTATATGGAAAACATCTTTCTGAGGAAACAAAGAAGAAAATGAGTGAAGTGCATAAGAGAGAAAATAATCCTAATTGGAAAGGCTGTATTACACCAGAAAATGACAGAATTAGAAAAAGTAGAGAGTTTCGTTTATGGCGTGAAGCAGTGCTCGCTCGGGATAATTATACTTGTCAAAAATGTGGTCAGAAAGGAGGTAAATTACAATCTCATCATATCTTCAACTTTGCTACTTATTTAGATTTACGATTTGCTATTGATAACGGAATTACTCTATGTAAAGATTGTCATTCAGATTTTCACAAAAGATATGGAATAAAGAATAATACACGAGAACAATTAAAAGAATTTCTATTGAGAGGGAATTAGTAAAACTTCCCCAATAAAAAATAGGCTCAATTGAGCCTATTTTAGTTAGTCAAACAATTTAATAGGTTTTCCTTTCTGTATCCAATGCATGAATCTGGAATATCGTTTTAGGAAATAATATAAATTAGAATAAGTCAAATTTTTTATCCCATAGGCATTTTTGGCATAAGTAAAAGTTAGTTTATAAAGTCCATATCTTCTGGGAGTTCTTTGTAATTTAATTCCTTCTATGAAAAAGAAGTTCAGAATTCCTATAGGATTGATATGGTATTTCTTTTCGAAATGATAACGAGGGTCAATCATAATGTAATAATACAATAAAAAATAAAATCTGCTACAAACAGAATGGTAAGCCAAATAACCTTGATACAAAATTCTCGATGGGTATGATAAAATTTCTTTAGTTTATTCATAGTTTAAAATTTTTATCATTTAATTCCTGCAAAGTTTCGTATATCTTTTGATACCACTGTAAGGTAATGGGTTCTAAACTATTAGCCATCTTTTCTAATTTTTTTGTTGTTCCAGCCCCTTTTAATTTATCCCAGAAATCAGCGAATGCTCTGGGATGTTGATGTCCCCAAAAATGACATTTAGCACAAAGGCAAGTGAAGTTCAAGGGGTTATACCTTAATTTAATAACATTCCGACTGATAAAATGACACCATTGTAAATTTTGTGTATTACCACATCTTTCACACTTACCATTTCTACGAACTAGCTGGCTACACAATTTATCACACTTATTGCGTAGAGTTTTTTTAGAAGGGTTCTTCATAGGAGTTTACCTTGCTGGTCTTTAGCATGCCTTTTTTCACATTGCTCCTTACACCTTTTAATTATTATTTGGCAGAATTGATTTATTTTCTTACGGGGTTCATATCCTAATTCGGGAAAGTATTTTTGTATAGCTTTCTCAAGCCAGTTTGATTTCATCATATATGGACTAAAGGTTACAATTATTGTTACATTTGGTGTTCGCCTTCATACCTTTTACTTTAAGATTACTATCTCACACGGGACAACTTTCCATTCTTTTTCCATCTCCATATCTTTAAGATATTTTTGCCCTGCTTTTCTCGTGGTAAAGATTGTTAAACTTACTCCCCAATTATCACTACAATCTATAATAACTCCCCTTTTTGTAATTATTGCCCACGCTTTGAATTTCTTTTCTTTCATATTTTTTAGTTTATTTTATCCTTCTTAATTCCCACTCTTTTTTAGTCCCAAAGTCAAACTTTATTCCTACTTTCCCCTTTTTCAATTTAGGAAGTTCTTTCAAAATCAAATTTAATACTATAAGATTTTCTAAATGCCCTCTGGTAATTTTGCCTACTATTTCACTAAAATTATCAATAGCTTTTGTCATTTCTTCTTCCGTTAGAGTATCCATAGAAGAAGCTAATATTGGTGATTGCTTTGACATATTTTTTTTATTTTAGTTTATTATTTGAATATCTCATTAAGTTTTTTTCTCGTAGAAGTTCCTACGAATCCAGTCGGTTTTGTCAGTCCAAGAGGAGTTAATATTTCATCTCTGTATTTTTCTTGGAAATCCATTACTGCTGAATAGGTTATTCCATAAAAATTCCCAGTTTCGGGAACAGAAAGAGGAAACACTCCTTCATATTTCAAGGCTTTCTGGAGCATCTTTATATCTTCTTGGTCTTCCATTCCGTAATATAAATCATAATTCCATTGCCACTTTGGCTTTTCAGTAGTATTAGTTGCTGTATCCCGCCAGTTATTAGGTAAATCTAATAAGTATTGTGGTGGAATAAACATATAAGGTAAATAGTTCTCTTGGAAAAAACCAATACCCTTACCTTTGTATCCCCAGTTCCCCCAAGCATGTTCAAAGCTGATAGTTTTCTTTCCAGCAACTAATCCATACTCCTTT
This Elusimicrobiota bacterium DNA region includes the following protein-coding sequences:
- a CDS encoding NUMOD3 domain-containing DNA-binding protein, coding for MPPGIYKHKPNSEEQNKKISEALKGRHLLEETKRKISKWHKGKHHSDETRRKISESHKGSKNYLYGKHLSEETKKKMSEVHKRENNPNWKGCITPENDRIRKSREFRLWREAVLARDNYTCQKCGQKGGKLQSHHIFNFATYLDLRFAIDNGITLCKDCHSDFHKRYGIKNNTREQLKEFLLRGN